Within Gemmatimonadota bacterium, the genomic segment CCGAGCGCGTTCTTCCAGCCGAGGCCCTGCTCCTCGATGGGCGCGGCCTCGGGCTCCGGTCCGACGAGGGCCGGATCGCCCGCACCGTGCATCTTGCCGAACGTGTGCCCGCCGGCGGTGAGCGCGACCGTCTCCTCGTCGTTCATCGCCATGCGCTTGAACGTCTCGCGGATGTCACGCGCAGAGGCGAGCGGGTCCGGTTTGCCGTTGGGACCTTCGGGGTTCACGTAGATGAGCCCCATCTGCACCGCGGCGAGCGGATCCTCGAGCTCCCGCTCCCCGGAGTAGCGCTTGTCACCGAGCCACTCGGCCTCGGCGCCCCAGTAGATGTCCTCCTCCGGCGCCCAGATGTCGGCGCGACCGCCGCCGAAGCCGAACGTCTTGAAGCCCATCGTCTCCATCGCGACGTTGCCGGCGAGGATCATCAGGTCGGCCCAGGAGATCTTGCGGCCGTACTTCTGCTTGACCGGCCAGAGCAGGCGGCGCGCCTTGTCGAGGTTGCCGTTGTCGGGCCAGCTGTTGAGCGGGGCGAATCGCTGCGAGCCGTTGCCGGCGCCGCCGCGGCCATCAGCGGTGCGATAGGTGCCCGCGCTGTGCCACGCCATGCGGATGAAGAGCGGTCCGTAGTGCCCGTAGTCGGCGGGCCACCACGGCTGCGAGTCGGTCATGAGGGCGGCGAGGTCCTTCCGCAGCGCGTCAAGGTCGAGCGTCTCGAACTCGGCCGCGTAGTCGAAGCCGGCATCCATCGGGTCGGAGAGCGACGAATGCTGGTGGAGGATGCCGAGGTTCAGTTGCTCGGGCCACCAGTCGCGATTGGTCGTGCCGCCGGCGGTCGCCGCCTTCGGGGCGTCATGCATCACGGGGCACTTGCCGCCGTTCTCACCGCTCTTGCCGTTCATCGTTCGCTCCGTACGGGACTGAGTGTCCATCCTCTCACTCAGTAAAGCTACGCGAGCCCTCATCGGTTTCCCGACGGTTCACCGATCCAGCATCTCCGTCATTCGCGGCGGATCGTGAGTTCGAGCATCTCGGCGGGCAGTTCCCGTTCGAACACCTCGCCGTCGACCGCGCTCACGTGGTAGACCTTCGCGTCCTCGCGGGTGTGCACCACGCGGGCGACCGTCTGGCCCTCGAAGAGGATCCCCGCGTCGTTGTCGCAGGCGTATCCCGGCTGCAGCGCCCCGGAGCCGATGAGCTCCTGATAGAGGGGACGCCGTCCAGGTTCGCCATCGTAGTGCGGCGAGTGGCTCGCCTTGAGGAAGCCGAGGCCTTTCACCACCGAGAGGCGCTTGGGCCGCGAGTCGGTGGTGCCTTCCTCGAACCAGCAGAGGCCGCCGGCGCTCGCGCCGCCGAGGACGATCCCGCGCTCCCACGCTTCGCGCAGCACGAGGTCGATGCCCTGCGCGCGCCAGATGGCCTGCTGGTTCAGCGTGTTGCCGCCGGAGGCGACGATCGCATCCATGGAGAGGAGGACCTCCTCCCAATCCTCCGTCTGGGTCAGGCTCTCGATGAAGACGCGCTGGACGTGCGGCTCCACGGCGAGCGGCGCGCAGTCGGCGTAGAAGCGATTGATCGCCTCGGGCGAATCGCCGACGGCGGTGGGGAGGTAGCAGATGCGCGGACGGACCTTGCCGGTGAGGGCCGCCATGTACGCGAGGAAGGGCGTCCGGAATCCGCCGCCGGCGACGAGGATGCGGGAGGTCGTGTTGGTGGCGGGCATCGCTGGAAGATACTGCGGGAGCGTGGCCAGCCACCCGCGACGGCCTCACCGCACCCAGCGCACCGGCGGGCCCACCTGCGCCGCCGCGATCGCCTCGGGCGTGAACGCGACGTCGATCCACTCCTGGCGTGCGTACACGGCCGTCATGTCGGCGAAGTGCGGCGATGCCGGATTGGTCGACTGCGAGTAGGTGACGATGAACCGCCCCGTGGGCCCCCCGGCGCCGAGGGTCACGGCGTGGATGTAGCTGTCACCGTGGTAGATCTCGGTGATCCCCTTGGCGGGCTCGAAGGCCGCCGGGGAGACCATGTGATAGGTGTAGCTCGCACCCGAGAGCGCGAGCCGCTGCCCTCCGCGGGTCGTCGACTGGAGCGCCTCCAATGGTGCGTCGAGCGCGAGCGACGCGCCCGTGAAGCGAAGCGCGGCGCGCGCGAGGATCCGACGCGTCTCGTCCGAGGCGACGAATCCGCGCGGAGTACCCACCGGGTCGGCGGGATCGAAGGGCACCCGCCAGAACCGCGGCGCCCACGCGAAGCCGGTCATCGGGATGCGCTCGAATCCGCGCGCGAACTCGGCGAAGAGGGCCGATCCCCGGGAGGAGAGCCGGTCGGTGCGGTCCCACGCCGCCAGCACGCGGCACGGCTCGGTCAGGTCCGCGGCCCAGCCGTCGACCAGCGTGACGCGGGGAGTCGCGCGGCAGTCCGCGAGCAGGTCGTCGAGCACCAGTTCGGCGAGGAGGTTGCGCGACGCGAAGAAGCGCGCCTCCCAGGAGGCAGGTGTGAGCCTCTCAGCCGCCGCACCGAGGTGGGCGCGCGCATACAGCGACGCGATCCGCGTCCGTTCCCCGCGCGCCGTGCGCTCCGGTCCGATCACCTGCAGATAGCCCTCGAGCGTCGCGCCGGGCATCGGGCTCGGGAACCAGTGGCTGTCGTTCGAGTTGAGCGTGACGTCCTGCCGGATGGTCCACGGCCGCAGCTCGGCGGGGATGATCCCCGGCTGCGGCGCGCGCGGGTCGCGTGTCCACGCGCACTGCGGATCGGATCCGTTCAGGACCGTGACGTCGGCGAGGTTCTCGTACGCGCGCGCAGCGCTGGTGACGCGGCACCGCGCGAGCTGCGCATCGGTCACGTAGCCGGCGACGGAGATGTTCGCGAAGAGCACCTCGCCGTGCCGGTCCGCGGCGGTGATGTTGGACCAGGGCGATCCCTGATGCCGGACGAGCGCATCGCGGATGTCGTGCACCGACCGGGCGCTCGCGATCGCGAGGAACGTGTCGGCCATCCGCACGTTGCCCCGCTCGGGGTCGGCGAACGCGTAGGCGCGGTCACGCGTCCAGGGGAGGGCGGGCGTCACGATCACCGGACCGTAACGCGTCTCCCAGATCGTGTGCGTGCGGCGACCGCCCGCGGTGGGGATCTCGACGACCACTGCCCGCATCGCGAGGGTCGAGTCGCCGACGCGATACCGTGTCGGGTCGGCGGGATCGAGCGTGAGCTCGTAGATGGTGCTGCGCTTGTCGGTCGTGTGCGTGTCGGACCAGCCGATCGACTCCGAGAAGCCGATCATCGGGACGGGAACGCCGTAGAGCGTCGACCCGAAGAGGTCGAGCCGCCCGGGCACGGTGAGATGCATGGCGTAGAGCCGCTCGGAGCCGCGCCAGGGGAAGTGCGGATTCGAGAACGTGAACCCGCCGCCGGACGCGCCGAGCACGGCGCGGCCGGCGGCGAGCGCGTTGCTGCCGCCCGTTGGACCGCCCAACGCGGCGAGCGCACGCAGCGCGTCCGGGCGTGCGCTCTCCGTGGCGGCGTCGGCTCCCGCGTCGGAACGCCCTGGCGGCGCCGCGACGCCGATCTCCTTGATGAGGAGCATCGACGTCATGATGAGCGGCACCTGCGTGATGCGCCGCCAGATGTCTTCCTCGGTGAGCGGCCGGAACCAGGGCTGCGCACGGCACGCCTCACCCGGGAGTGCCGCCGCGCGCACGTGCCGGTTGAACCCCGCGACATACCCGCGCACGAGCGCGTGGACATCCGCCGACGCGGCGCGGCGCGCGGCGTCGACTGCGGCCGGATCGAGGAGATACCGGTGGACGGCATCACTCTCGACATTGGTGAGCCGCACGCCGACGAAGTCGTCGACGTATGAACTGTCGGGCCCGATGGACCGGCTGCGCTCGCCGGCGAGGGTGACGGTCTTCTCCAGCATCAGGCACAGGTTCTCGCGGGCGAAGGCCCACCCGTACCCTTCGCCGGCGCCGGCGAGCGTCGTCGCGCGCACATGCGGCATCCCGTAGGCGGTATAGCGCACTTCGACGGCATCGGGCGTCTGCGCGACGAGCCGGCCGAACGCGAGACCAAGCGAGAGTCCGAACGAGAGTCCGAGCGTCGCGCGCCGCACCGCCACCCTCCGTCGACCGAGCCCTGTCATCGTCGCTCCCGTTTCCTAGTGGTCACTAGCTTATTTCGGAAACGTCACTAGCTTCTTCCGACAAGTCAACCTGCCGAGGATCGCCTGACCGACCGCCGTGACGCCGCGATGCCCGAGGGTCCATCCCGCGGGGGGCCGCTCGCGGCCGACGAGGTGGCCCGGGCCACGTTGCGTGATCGTGTCGGCGAGGAGCTCGGCGTCTCGGCATGGTTGCCCATCTCGCAGGCGCGGATCGACGCCTTCGCGGCGGCCACAGATGACATCGAGCCGCTGCACAACGATCCCGCCTGGTGCGCCACGCACAGCCCGTACGGCCGCCCCATCGCGCACGGATTCCTCACGCTCTCGCTCCTCACGCACTTCCTCCATGACATCACCGCGCACGCGATCGCCGGGGACAGCGCCCGCACCGGCTTCCCGCTCAACTACGGCTTCGATCGCGTGCGATTCCTCGCACCGGTGCCGGTGGACTCGCGGATCCGCTGCCGAGTCCGACTGCTCGCTGCCGAGCCGCGCGGGACGGGCGAGTTCTTCCGCTTCGGCGTCACGGTAGAAGTCGAAGGGGCGGGACGGCCGGCGCTGGTCGCCGACTGGCTCTCGCTCTGGGTCTCGGATCCCCGCGCGCATGAGCGGACCGATGGCTGAGTCGCCCGCGGAGGACCGGCACGAGGCGGGCGCGTGGGGGCTCGCCCTCCTGCTCTTCGCGGCGAACTGCCTCTCGTTCGTCGACCGGCAGGTCCTCACGCTGCTCGTGAAGCCGATGCGCGCCGACCTCGGCATCAGCGACGTGCAGATGAGCTTGTTGCAGGGACTCGCGTTCGCGAGCCTCTACGCCGTCCTCGGGCTCCCGCTCGGTCGACTCGCCGACCGGACCCATCGGCCTCGGTTGATGGCCGCCGGGATCGCGCTCTGGAGCACGATGACGATCGCCTCGGCCTTCGCCGGGAGCTACGCCCTGCTCTTCCTCGCGCGCATGGGGGTCGCCGTGGGCGAGGCGGCGCTCGCCCCCGCCGCGGTCTCCCTGCTCGCTGACCGATTCCCCCGATCACGCGCCGGTCGCGCCATCGGGCTCTTCCAGGCCGGCATCTTCGCGGGCTCGGCGCTCGCGTTGCTCGCGGGCGGCTGGCTCCTCGCCGCCTTCGACGCGGGCGACCTCGCCTGGGTCCGGGCGCTCGGGATCACCGCGGGATGGCGTGCGGTCCTCCTCGTGGTGGGCGCACCGGGATGGCTCGTCGCCGCCCTGCTCCTCCTCGCCGATGAGCCGCGCCGCACGTCGGCCCCCGCCGCAGCGCAGCTGCCGCTCGTCGCGTCGCTCCGATGGATGTGGGCACGGCGCGACATCTACGGGGGGGTGATCGTCGCCTTCACCGCGGTCACCGTCCTCGCGTACGGATCGCTCGCGTGGGCGCCGACGGTGCTCGTCCGCGTGCACGGCATCGCGTCGGCCGATGCAGGTGTTCGCCTCGGACTCGGCATGCTGATCGCCGGCCCGCTCGGCGTCCTCGGCGCGGGGTGGCTCGTCGACCGTCTCGCCTCGCGCGGGCGGTCCGACGCGCCGATCGTCGCCGCGATCGGCGGGGTGCTCGCATTCGCGGTCGTCGTCCCCGCCTTCGCGCTCGCGCCGAGCCTGGCGATCGCGACCGCGACCGCCGTTGCCCTGGCGCTGGTGCAAGGCTATCCGTACGGGATCGCGAGCACCTCGCTCGCGATGGTCACGCCTCCGGAGATGCGAGGGCAAGTGGTGGCCTTCTACCTGCTGGTCTCGAACCTGCTCGGCCTGAGCCTCGGTCCGCTGCTCGTCGCGCTGGGCACCGAGCGGATCTTCCACGACGACGCAGCGGTCGGGTGGTCGCTTGCGTTGCTGCCGCTGCTCACCGCGCCGCTCGCGCTCGCGGGGCTCCAGCGTGCGCGCGCGGCGTACGCGCGCGCCTGGCGGGAGGCGCAGGGATGAGCCGACGCGCGGCCTCCCGGGCGCGGGCCGCGCGCCCGTCCGCGCCGTCCGGCGTCGCCTTCCGCGACACGGTCGCCGGACGGCAGCGGGCCGTCACCGGCCGGACGAAGGGGGAACGCACGCGAGACCGGATCTTCCTCGCGACCATCGATCTGCTCAACGAGGTCGGCTACCGCGAGATGAAGGTGTCCGACGTCTGCGCGCGCGCCGAGGTCACGCCGCCGGTCCTGTATCTCTACTTCGAGAACAAGCTCGCGCTGACGACCGCGGTGCTCCGGGCATTCCTCGATGACTTCCTCGCCCGCCCCGCCTCGACGGAGCGCCCCACGGGCCGGAGCGCATACGCGGCGATCCACGCGGCGAACCGCGACTGGATCGCCGCCGCGCGCCGGAACGCCGGGCTGGTCCGCTGCCTGCTCCAGCTCGCCGACGACGAGCCCACCTTCGCGCGCCTCTTCGCCGATGCGAACGACCAGTGGTATCGGCGGATCTCCGCCGCCGTACTGCACCGCTTCCCCGCGGCGCGTGTGCGCGAGACCGACGTGCGACTCGTCGCCTACGCGCTCGGCGGGATGATGGACGAACTCGTGCGGAAGCTCTTCACCACGCGCGACCCGCATCTCGTCTCGCTCGTCGCGGAAGTGGCCCCGACCGACGAGGCCTTCGCGGAGTTCGTCTCGCTCCTTTGGTATCGCGCCCTCTACGCGGCGGATCCCCTCGACGCGCGCTCGCCGCTCGGACCGCTCGCGCGCGCGGCGGCGCGGTAACCCATGGCCGGCCACGTCCAGACCGTACTCGGGCCGATCGCCCCCGACGCGCTCGGCCCCACGTTGCTGCATGAGCACGTGCTGTGCGACATCCGCCCGCCGGCCTGGCGCGGCGACGGGATGCGCGGCTACGACATCCCGCTCCCCGAGCGCTTCGCGATCGACTACGGCGAGGTGCACGCGCCCGGGAATCTCGTGCTCGACCAGGTGGATCTCGCGGCGGCCGAGCTCGCGCACCTGCGAGCGGACGGCGGGCGCAGCATCGTGGATCTGTCCTGTGGCGGCCTGCATCCCGATCCGCGAGGTCTCGCCGAGGTCTCGCGACGCGCCGACGTGCACATCGTCATGGGATGCGGTTGGTACGTCGACGACTATCAGGCGCCGGGGAACGCCGGGCGGACGGTGGAGAGCTTCGCGACGGAGATGCTCGGGCAGTTGCGCGACGGGGCGTGGGGCTCGGAGATCCGGGCGGGGATCATCGGCGAGATCGGATGCCAAGCGCCGTGGACCGCGCTGGAGCGGCGAGTGATGGAGGGCGCGGTGCTCGCGATGCAGGAGAGCGGCGCCGCGCTGACGATCCACCCGGGTCGGCATCCCGACCAGCCGCAGGAGGTCGCGGACTTCCTGCGGGGACGCGGCGTCCCCATGTCGCGGGTGGTGATGAGCCATCTGGATCGGACGATCTTCGACGACGACCGTCTCTTCCGCCTCGCGGACACCGGCATCGTGCTCGAGTTCGACCTCTTCGGGATGGAGACGACGTACTACAAGCTCGCCGACATCGACATGCCGAACGACGGCATGCGCGTCGCGACCCTCGGGCGGCTGAAGGCGCGCGGCCACCTGGACCAGATCGCGATCAGCCAGGACATCTGCTACCGCTCGCGGCTCAGCACGCTCGGTGGGCACGGGTACGGGCACCTCCTCCGGAACGTCGTGCCATTGATGCGTCGTCGCGGTTTCAGCGAGGCGGACGTCCAGCGGATCCTCGTCGAAACGCCGGCGCGCCTGCTCACGATCGGATGAGCGTACCGAACCCGCTCGTCGGACTCGCCGACGTCGCGCCGCGGCACCGCCGCCTCTCCGATCATGTGTCGCACGCGCCGCCCGACCGCGAAGCGGTGGTGGATGCGAACGCGCGGCTCACCTACGCCGCGCTCGATGCGGCGGTGCAACGGGCCGCGGCCGGCCTGCGCGAGCGGGGTGTGCGCGCGGGTGATCGCGTCGCGATGCTCACGGCACCGGGATCGGCATACTGGGTGGCGTTCCTCGCGACGGTCCGGATCGGAGCGACGTGGCTCGGGCTGAATCCGCGGAGCACGGCGTCGGAGCTCGCCGAGTCGCTGGACGATGCGCACCCCGCGTGCGTGATCGTCGCGCCGGGGACGGCGACGGAGGCGATCGACGACCCGTGGAGAGCGTGTGCCGTCGACCACGAGGACTTGCTCGCGGGCCCGCCGGCCGGGGTGCCCGACGTCTCCGATCCCGACGCACCGGCCCTCATCGTGTACACGTCGGGCTCGTCGGGAAAGCGGAAGGGCGCATGCCTTTCGCAGCGCGCGCTGCTGGCGGCGGGGCGACGAAGGGTCGCCGCCTGGGCGCACGGACCGTTCCGGACACTGCTCAACGTGCCGGTGAATCACATCGGCGGCGTGGGCGACCTGTCGGTGACGACGCTCGTCTCCGGCGGCACACTCATCTGCGTGCCGCGCTTCGATGCGGCGGACACGCTCGCGCTGATCGCTCGCGAGCGGGTGAGCTTCTGGTACCAGGTGCCGACGATGTTCGACCTGGTGCTCGCGAACGACGATCCGGCGCGCCACGACCTCACGTCGTTGCGCGCGGTGGTCTGGTCGGGCGGACCCGCGTCCGCCGCACTCGTCGCGCGGCTCGACGCGCTCTTCCCCGGGCGCCTCGGCACCGACTATAGCCAGACCGAGAGCGTCGGCGCCGTGACCATGGCGCCGCTCGGCGCACCCGCCGCGTCGTTGGTGGACGGCGCGGGCTGGCCCGACCCGACCCGGGAGGTGCGCCTCTCGTCCGAGGGCGAGGTGCTCGTGCGCGACGACATGCTGTTCAGCGGCTACCTCGACGCGCCCGACGCGACGGCGCGTGCGCTGCGCGACGGCTGGCTCCACACCGGCGACATCGGCGAGTGGCGGGCGGACGGCACGCTTCGGCTCATCGGGCGCACCTCCGAGATGTTCAAGTCGGGTGGCTACAACGTGTATCCGCGCGAGATCGAGATCGCGCTCGACGCGATGCCGGGCGTCGCGCGCGCGGTGGTGATCGCCCGCCCCGATCCGCTGTGGGGCGAGATCGGGCATGCGGTCGTGGAGCCGGACACAGGGGCCGTGCTCGACGCCGTGACGCTGCTCGATGCGCTCCGCGCGCGCTTGTCGCCCTACAAGGTCCCCAAGCGTCTCACCTTCCTCGCCTCGTTGCCGCTCCTCCCCATCGGGAAGGTCGACCGGCGCGCGGTCGCCGCGCTATTGCCGTAGCGACTGCTCCAGGTCCGCGGCGATGTACGCCATCACCGCCATCGCGGCGACCACTCGGCGCACCTCGGCCGGCTTGAGCTTGTCCGGCGTGTCCGCGTCAGTGTGATGGAACCAGAAGTACCGCGAGTCGTCGACGTTGAGGCCCATCCCCGGGACACCGGTCTGCATGATGGGCCCGATGTCCGCGCCGCCGCCCGAGGCCCCGATGGTGCCGGCCCCGATCGGTGCGAGCAGCGACCCGATCGCCTCGATGGCTGCGCGCGCGGCCGGCGGGCCGGTGAAGCCGAAGCCGGTGGGCGCGAAGACGCCGCCGTCCGACTCGATCGCGAGCTGGTGCACCTCGCGCTGGTGCTGGTCGCGGTACGCCGCGCCACCGCGACCCCCGTTCTCCTCGTTGGTCCACCCCACCACGCGGATCGTGCGCCGCGGCGTGAGGCCGAGGCGCTTGAGGAGCCGGATCGCCTCCCACGCGACGACCACGCCACCCCCGTCATCCATCGCGCCGCTGCCGACGTCCCACGAATCGATGTGGCCGCCCATCACCACGATCTCCGACGGCTTCTCACGGCCGACGAGCTCGCCCATCACGTTGTGGCTCTGCGCGTCCGGGAGCATCTGCGCGCTCATGCGCAGCGTGACGCGGACCTTCTCGCCGCGCGCGATCATCCGGCGGATCATCATCGCGTCCTCGGCGGTGACGCTCGCATGCGGGATGCGCGTGACGGTGGAGTCGTAGGCCATGTTGCCGGTGTGCGGCGTGCGCATGGAGTACGGGCCGGCGCTGCGGGCGAGCGAGGCCACCGCGCCGGCCTTCGCCGCGGCGATCGCGCCCTGCCGACGGAAGGCACCGTTGAACCCGTAGTCGCGCCATTCGGCGTCGTACAGCACGATCCGCCCCTTCGCCTCGCTCGCGCGGGCCGCGAGCTCCTCGAAGGTCCCGACGACCATCACCTCGGCGGTGATCCCGCCGGGCGGGGTCGCGATGCTGCCGCCGAGTCCGAGCATCGGAAGCGACATGCGACGGGGCGAGACGAGCTCGAGCGATTCCGCGCCACGGACCCAGTGCGGGACCATCACCGGATCCTTGCGGACGTTGGCGAGCCCGTCGGCCCGCATCGTCGCCGCGACCCAGTCGATCGCCTGCTCGAGCGCCGCCGAGCCGGAGAGGCGGTGCCCGAAGCGGTCGGAGAGCTCGGCGATGCGGTCCCAAGCGCCCACCGAGTCCGCCTCGGCCGCCGCGATGATCCGGTTCGCGACGTCGCGATAGCGGGCGGGGATGGCGTCCGGGGCCTGCGCCTCGAGAGGGGCAACGAGCGTCACCGCGAGGGCGACGAGGGCGGGAAGACGGTGGCGCATGGGGGCCTCTGGGAATGGACGGTCCCGCAATATCACGGCGCGGGAGACGACACGCCATCACGCGGTTCATCGAGTTCTAATGCAGGGGCCATCTCGACGACATCTTTCCGGTGCATGATGGGTCCGAAGATCGCCACCCTCCGAACCCGGAGCCTTCCGATGTCGCTTCACTCGCCCCTCGCGATCGCCGCGAGCGCGGTCCTCCTCGTATCCCGCGCGCTCGCTGGTCAGGGCACGCCCACCGTGCCTCCGGTCCGGCTCTCGCCGGCGAACGCGACGCACCCCGCCGAGTTCACCGTGGTCGCCGGCATGCGCGAGCTCTCCGACGGGCGCGTCCTCGTCACGGACGAGAAGGATGGTGTGCTCGTCGCCGTCGACTTCCGCGCGGGTACATCGCTCGCGGTCGGCCGCACGGGCAATGGCCCCGGCGAGTACCGACAGGTCGGGCGCCTCTGGCCGCTCGGAGGCGACTCGACCCTGCTCAAGGAACCGTTCGCGCCGCGCTGGCTCCTCTTGCGGGGCGTCGAGGTGGTCGCGACGCTCGGCCCCGGCGATCCGACCGTCCGCGCCGTGGGCATGATGCCCATCATGGGAAGCGACACGAGGGGCGGGATCGGCGTCGTGCAGTTCGGTCGAGACGCGAGCGGTCGGCCGACGCTCGACGACTCGCTGTTGCTCGTGCGCGTGGCGCGTCCGTCGCTCCGCGTCGACACGATCACGCGGCTCGGGTCGCCCACACAGTGGGAGCGTGGTGCGGGCGTGACGCCGTCACCTCCGGCGGTCGCCGCCGCGGGGGGCGGCGCCCCCGCGGAGCGCCGCTACGCTCTCGGGCTCCAGGTGCAGGATCAGGTCGCGGTCTTCGCCGACGGATGGATCGCCATCGCGCGAACGGATCCGTACCGAGTCGATTGGTGCGCGCCGGGCCGCGCCTGCGCGATCGGGCGCCCGCTCGACACGACACGACCGCCGATGTCCGCGCGCGAGCGTCAGGCGTACCTGCAGGCGATGCAGCAGATGCGCGGGTGGCCGCCCACCACGGATGTGTCGGCCGTGAGCGGCTGGCCGAACGTGATCCCGCCCTTCACCATGCCCTCGCAAAGGATCGACGGGAGCGCGGTGCTCGCGATGCCCGACGGACGACTGATGGTCGAACGACTCCCGACCGCGGAGTCACGGATGCGGCGATACGACATCGTCTCGCGTCGCGGCGAGATCGCGGGGCGTGTGCTGCTCCCCTTCGCCGAGCGGATCGTCGGCTTCGGAGCGCGGGCGGTGTACCTGGCGGTCGCCGATGCGGATGGCGTGGAGCGCTTGCGACGGCATGCGTGGCCGTGAGGCGCGCCGATTGACAATGGCCGAACGCGGGGTCCCCGGGTAGTTTCGCAGGCGTCCCCACCGCCTCCTCCCCGAGCCCCTGCATGCGCCGCCTCCTCGCCCTCGCACTCCTCCCCGCCGCCGCTCCGCTCTTCGCGCAGGTCCCGCTGACCGTCGGTCGCCCCGTCGAGCGGACGCTCGTCCGCGGCGACACGGCGCGCTACACCATCGATGCCGACTCCGGCATGCTGCTCCGCCTCACCGTCGAGCAGCGCTCGGTGAACGCGATCGTGCGCGTGATGGGACCGCGCAACGCGGCGCTGACCGTGCGGAACGAGCTGCGGCGCGGCACCGAGCGCGTCCAGGTCGAGACGGTCGCGAAGGGACCCCACGTCATCCAGGTGTTCCCCGACTCGGCGGGTGGCGAGTTCGTGCTCACGCTCGTCGCGCGAGAGCCGCTCTCGACCGACCCGAAGCGGCTCGTCGACCAGCTGCTGGCTCCCTGGGACCGTCGCGACGGGCCGGGGGCCGCCGTCGCCGTCTGGCGGGGCGGCCGCACGCTCTTCGCCAAGGGCTACGGCATGGCGAACCTCGCCTACGACGTGCCCTTCACCGCGGCGACGCCGACGAACATCGGCTCGACGTCGA encodes:
- a CDS encoding peptidase E, whose translation is MPATNTTSRILVAGGGFRTPFLAYMAALTGKVRPRICYLPTAVGDSPEAINRFYADCAPLAVEPHVQRVFIESLTQTEDWEEVLLSMDAIVASGGNTLNQQAIWRAQGIDLVLREAWERGIVLGGASAGGLCWFEEGTTDSRPKRLSVVKGLGFLKASHSPHYDGEPGRRPLYQELIGSGALQPGYACDNDAGILFEGQTVARVVHTREDAKVYHVSAVDGEVFERELPAEMLELTIRRE
- a CDS encoding penicillin acylase family protein, encoding MRRATLGLSFGLSLGLAFGRLVAQTPDAVEVRYTAYGMPHVRATTLAGAGEGYGWAFARENLCLMLEKTVTLAGERSRSIGPDSSYVDDFVGVRLTNVESDAVHRYLLDPAAVDAARRAASADVHALVRGYVAGFNRHVRAAALPGEACRAQPWFRPLTEEDIWRRITQVPLIMTSMLLIKEIGVAAPPGRSDAGADAATESARPDALRALAALGGPTGGSNALAAGRAVLGASGGGFTFSNPHFPWRGSERLYAMHLTVPGRLDLFGSTLYGVPVPMIGFSESIGWSDTHTTDKRSTIYELTLDPADPTRYRVGDSTLAMRAVVVEIPTAGGRRTHTIWETRYGPVIVTPALPWTRDRAYAFADPERGNVRMADTFLAIASARSVHDIRDALVRHQGSPWSNITAADRHGEVLFANISVAGYVTDAQLARCRVTSAARAYENLADVTVLNGSDPQCAWTRDPRAPQPGIIPAELRPWTIRQDVTLNSNDSHWFPSPMPGATLEGYLQVIGPERTARGERTRIASLYARAHLGAAAERLTPASWEARFFASRNLLAELVLDDLLADCRATPRVTLVDGWAADLTEPCRVLAAWDRTDRLSSRGSALFAEFARGFERIPMTGFAWAPRFWRVPFDPADPVGTPRGFVASDETRRILARAALRFTGASLALDAPLEALQSTTRGGQRLALSGASYTYHMVSPAAFEPAKGITEIYHGDSYIHAVTLGAGGPTGRFIVTYSQSTNPASPHFADMTAVYARQEWIDVAFTPEAIAAAQVGPPVRWVR
- a CDS encoding MaoC family dehydratase; this encodes MPEGPSRGGPLAADEVARATLRDRVGEELGVSAWLPISQARIDAFAAATDDIEPLHNDPAWCATHSPYGRPIAHGFLTLSLLTHFLHDITAHAIAGDSARTGFPLNYGFDRVRFLAPVPVDSRIRCRVRLLAAEPRGTGEFFRFGVTVEVEGAGRPALVADWLSLWVSDPRAHERTDG
- a CDS encoding MFS transporter, which gives rise to MAESPAEDRHEAGAWGLALLLFAANCLSFVDRQVLTLLVKPMRADLGISDVQMSLLQGLAFASLYAVLGLPLGRLADRTHRPRLMAAGIALWSTMTIASAFAGSYALLFLARMGVAVGEAALAPAAVSLLADRFPRSRAGRAIGLFQAGIFAGSALALLAGGWLLAAFDAGDLAWVRALGITAGWRAVLLVVGAPGWLVAALLLLADEPRRTSAPAAAQLPLVASLRWMWARRDIYGGVIVAFTAVTVLAYGSLAWAPTVLVRVHGIASADAGVRLGLGMLIAGPLGVLGAGWLVDRLASRGRSDAPIVAAIGGVLAFAVVVPAFALAPSLAIATATAVALALVQGYPYGIASTSLAMVTPPEMRGQVVAFYLLVSNLLGLSLGPLLVALGTERIFHDDAAVGWSLALLPLLTAPLALAGLQRARAAYARAWREAQG
- a CDS encoding TetR/AcrR family transcriptional regulator, with amino-acid sequence MSRRAASRARAARPSAPSGVAFRDTVAGRQRAVTGRTKGERTRDRIFLATIDLLNEVGYREMKVSDVCARAEVTPPVLYLYFENKLALTTAVLRAFLDDFLARPASTERPTGRSAYAAIHAANRDWIAAARRNAGLVRCLLQLADDEPTFARLFADANDQWYRRISAAVLHRFPAARVRETDVRLVAYALGGMMDELVRKLFTTRDPHLVSLVAEVAPTDEAFAEFVSLLWYRALYAADPLDARSPLGPLARAAAR
- a CDS encoding aryldialkylphosphatase, producing MAGHVQTVLGPIAPDALGPTLLHEHVLCDIRPPAWRGDGMRGYDIPLPERFAIDYGEVHAPGNLVLDQVDLAAAELAHLRADGGRSIVDLSCGGLHPDPRGLAEVSRRADVHIVMGCGWYVDDYQAPGNAGRTVESFATEMLGQLRDGAWGSEIRAGIIGEIGCQAPWTALERRVMEGAVLAMQESGAALTIHPGRHPDQPQEVADFLRGRGVPMSRVVMSHLDRTIFDDDRLFRLADTGIVLEFDLFGMETTYYKLADIDMPNDGMRVATLGRLKARGHLDQIAISQDICYRSRLSTLGGHGYGHLLRNVVPLMRRRGFSEADVQRILVETPARLLTIG
- a CDS encoding AMP-binding protein, which encodes MSVPNPLVGLADVAPRHRRLSDHVSHAPPDREAVVDANARLTYAALDAAVQRAAAGLRERGVRAGDRVAMLTAPGSAYWVAFLATVRIGATWLGLNPRSTASELAESLDDAHPACVIVAPGTATEAIDDPWRACAVDHEDLLAGPPAGVPDVSDPDAPALIVYTSGSSGKRKGACLSQRALLAAGRRRVAAWAHGPFRTLLNVPVNHIGGVGDLSVTTLVSGGTLICVPRFDAADTLALIARERVSFWYQVPTMFDLVLANDDPARHDLTSLRAVVWSGGPASAALVARLDALFPGRLGTDYSQTESVGAVTMAPLGAPAASLVDGAGWPDPTREVRLSSEGEVLVRDDMLFSGYLDAPDATARALRDGWLHTGDIGEWRADGTLRLIGRTSEMFKSGGYNVYPREIEIALDAMPGVARAVVIARPDPLWGEIGHAVVEPDTGAVLDAVTLLDALRARLSPYKVPKRLTFLASLPLLPIGKVDRRAVAALLP